One genomic window of Kosmotoga olearia TBF 19.5.1 includes the following:
- a CDS encoding SpoIIE family protein phosphatase: protein MKRVLVIDDDRTVRMLLKVILKKAGYDVVECANGKTSLKKAESFKPDLILLDLMLPDINGLQLLETFTSKENLKDVPIIVLTGSTDEENKLTALRSGAVDFITKPFLSEEVLLRVRTQLRIHSLIHSLQEAVEKLQDDVAAAAKIQKALVPVSTPQGFRDRVNWIYEPSYNVGGDIFDFIKLNDEKELIYLADVAGHGVKAAMLSVIFHRFVEDYVENIKNQGEKLELSKLIRALEDNFKFDKFDLFITTVAVVIDRKNMRIEIGNAGHPSPFFMKKKDRKTFFVNDPVESMLGLGLVEGKTKVLEINRGDRIYLFTDGVIEVVNSSGTQFGLENLKKNLEKNIWSKLEESVKDLFNEVKTYKNGEHFEDDVTIIGIEFTG from the coding sequence ATGAAGAGGGTGCTCGTTATTGACGACGATCGAACAGTAAGAATGTTGCTCAAAGTGATTCTCAAAAAAGCAGGATATGATGTTGTTGAGTGTGCAAATGGAAAAACCTCTTTAAAAAAGGCTGAAAGTTTCAAACCCGATTTGATTCTTCTTGACCTGATGTTACCGGATATAAATGGACTTCAGCTCCTTGAAACCTTCACATCCAAAGAGAATCTAAAAGATGTTCCCATAATAGTACTAACGGGTTCAACAGATGAAGAGAACAAACTAACCGCATTGAGAAGCGGTGCGGTGGATTTTATTACCAAACCTTTTCTTTCGGAAGAGGTTTTGCTACGTGTTCGTACACAACTTAGAATCCATAGCCTTATACACTCTTTACAGGAGGCGGTTGAAAAACTACAGGACGACGTCGCTGCAGCTGCGAAGATTCAGAAAGCATTGGTCCCGGTTTCCACTCCACAGGGGTTTAGAGACAGGGTTAATTGGATATACGAACCTTCGTACAATGTGGGAGGAGACATCTTTGATTTCATCAAACTTAATGACGAAAAAGAACTTATATATCTTGCAGATGTTGCTGGACATGGGGTCAAAGCGGCAATGCTCTCGGTAATCTTTCACAGATTTGTTGAGGATTATGTAGAAAACATAAAAAATCAGGGTGAAAAACTGGAACTTTCTAAGCTCATAAGAGCTCTGGAAGATAATTTCAAATTTGACAAGTTCGATCTGTTTATCACAACCGTAGCCGTGGTTATTGATAGGAAAAACATGAGGATCGAAATCGGAAATGCTGGTCATCCATCTCCATTCTTTATGAAAAAAAAGGACAGGAAGACTTTTTTTGTAAACGATCCGGTTGAAAGCATGCTGGGCCTGGGACTCGTCGAAGGTAAAACGAAGGTTTTAGAAATAAACAGAGGCGACAGAATATACCTCTTTACCGATGGTGTCATAGAAGTTGTAAATTCCTCAGGAACACAATTCGGCTTAGAAAATCTTAAAAAAAACCTGGAAAAAAACATTTGGTCCAAACTTGAAGAAAGCGTTAAAGATCTCTTTAATGAAGTTAAAACCTATAAAAATGGCGAGCATTTCGAGGACGATGTTACTATAATAGGTATAGAATTCACCGGCTGA
- a CDS encoding STAS domain-containing protein — protein MFSFKVVDEKFAIISVEERSRITGKIPAEFKKWFESKKLDTYKAVILDGRNIEFVDSMGIASFISLYKILSQKNIPFAVCGLNSEVRNLFKLLKLDKIFVMDCNSPEDFIKNLGDDSHD, from the coding sequence GTGTTTTCTTTTAAGGTTGTAGATGAGAAATTCGCCATCATAAGCGTTGAAGAAAGGTCACGTATCACCGGCAAGATCCCTGCGGAGTTCAAAAAATGGTTCGAATCCAAAAAACTGGATACCTACAAAGCGGTCATTCTGGATGGTAGAAATATAGAATTCGTTGATAGCATGGGCATTGCTTCTTTCATAAGCCTTTACAAGATTCTCAGCCAAAAAAACATTCCTTTTGCTGTTTGCGGATTAAACAGCGAGGTAAGAAATCTTTTCAAACTTCTCAAACTCGACAAGATATTTGTTATGGATTGCAATTCACCTGAAGACTTTATAAAAAACTTAGGGGATGATTCTCATGATTAA
- a CDS encoding STAS domain-containing protein, with amino-acid sequence MIKELVIDQDRFTASSCSELLSTIEKLTDFDILALNMKNVQLIDSSGVATLLILRRKLEFKGKRLVILSPTPNVKRVFMIMGINKVLEIVDNLSEVSDNREKK; translated from the coding sequence ATGATTAAAGAGCTGGTTATCGACCAGGATAGATTCACAGCGTCTTCCTGTAGTGAGTTGCTTTCAACCATCGAAAAATTGACAGATTTCGATATTCTCGCCCTGAACATGAAAAACGTGCAATTAATAGACTCCTCCGGCGTGGCCACGCTTCTTATTTTGAGGAGAAAGCTCGAATTCAAGGGTAAACGACTTGTGATTCTTTCGCCCACACCCAACGTTAAAAGGGTATTTATGATAATGGGAATAAACAAGGTTCTGGAAATCGTTGACAATCTCAGTGAAGTGAGCGATAACCGTGAAAAGAAATAA
- a CDS encoding ATP-binding protein — protein sequence MKRNKWSFEIKASLEAVDALASQIFRMVASEKSNELGFKVGLIIIEVCSNIVRHGYNKKNDEKIYIDLEYLDESVLLTITDNAPPFNPLIARPPDLNDINSLEKGGMGIYLIKQFAQQINYKFKDNQNILTILV from the coding sequence GTGAAAAGAAATAAGTGGTCCTTTGAAATAAAGGCTTCTTTGGAAGCAGTCGACGCGCTTGCCTCTCAGATATTCAGGATGGTTGCTTCCGAAAAAAGCAACGAACTAGGGTTTAAGGTGGGCCTTATAATTATAGAGGTGTGCAGCAACATAGTAAGGCATGGTTACAACAAAAAAAACGACGAAAAGATATACATCGATCTGGAATATCTTGATGAAAGTGTTTTATTAACCATAACCGACAATGCTCCTCCTTTTAACCCTCTTATCGCACGCCCCCCTGACCTCAACGATATCAATTCGCTGGAAAAAGGCGGAATGGGCATATACCTGATCAAACAATTTGCCCAACAAATAAATTATAAATTCAAAGACAATCAAAATATTCTAACTATTCTGGTCTGA